Proteins encoded by one window of Enterococcus faecalis:
- a CDS encoding class I SAM-dependent methyltransferase, producing the protein MNNNEQELAEFWDEFAEEYEEIQQESPFPIARELRDFLVQEGIFPCQTFLDIAGGTGRYLPFFQEQVTEYTLADISQRMLEIAEAKAQSNVVFLHQSQERLIETGKKFQVVFSAMNPALDTPEKVNALCQLSEKWCLIFRLVEEQDSLFSPFEQESNPQLKWMAKYKAFLKKEQRPFFTKKFFFEASEAISKDFFRSYFEEQWSVPILEQRVQEIFGSHEIKQNQRTIIYELIAIPCKKTTSDD; encoded by the coding sequence ATGAATAATAATGAGCAAGAATTAGCGGAATTTTGGGATGAATTTGCAGAAGAATATGAAGAAATTCAACAAGAATCGCCATTTCCAATTGCTCGAGAATTACGTGATTTCTTGGTCCAAGAAGGCATTTTTCCGTGTCAGACATTTCTGGATATCGCAGGTGGGACGGGACGATATTTACCTTTTTTTCAAGAGCAAGTCACGGAGTATACGCTAGCCGATATTTCTCAGAGAATGTTGGAGATTGCGGAAGCAAAAGCACAAAGCAACGTTGTTTTTCTTCACCAAAGCCAAGAAAGACTGATTGAGACTGGGAAAAAATTTCAAGTCGTTTTTTCAGCGATGAATCCTGCTTTGGATACGCCGGAAAAAGTTAATGCATTGTGCCAATTAAGTGAGAAATGGTGTCTTATATTTCGGCTAGTGGAAGAGCAAGATTCGTTATTTTCTCCTTTTGAGCAAGAGAGCAACCCGCAGTTAAAATGGATGGCAAAATACAAAGCATTTCTAAAAAAAGAACAGCGACCTTTTTTCACAAAAAAATTTTTCTTTGAAGCATCAGAAGCTATTTCAAAAGACTTTTTCCGCAGCTATTTTGAAGAACAATGGTCAGTTCCAATTTTAGAACAACGCGTACAAGAAATTTTTGGTTCTCATGAAATTAAGCAAAATCAGCGTACCATTATTTATGAATTAATTGCGATTCCATGTAAAAAAACAACCAGCGATGACTAA
- a CDS encoding YxeA family protein, with product MKKIGAILFIGLFIVGGYTGYRYYADTYKSEKAYAQVPLEIPERKQTVDDNQKSIDGQYSLHYRLTFVKSNGKTQVMDYERTDKNPQPLEPNAYIEATISKKRIIQSPVKIDKKEIPEKAFAQLNNRKTTSDN from the coding sequence ATGAAAAAAATCGGCGCTATTTTATTTATTGGCTTATTCATTGTTGGTGGTTATACAGGCTATCGTTATTATGCAGATACATATAAGAGTGAAAAAGCCTATGCACAAGTTCCTCTAGAAATTCCTGAACGAAAACAAACAGTAGATGACAATCAAAAAAGCATAGATGGCCAATATTCTTTACACTATCGACTAACTTTTGTTAAAAGTAATGGAAAAACGCAAGTTATGGACTACGAACGGACAGACAAAAATCCTCAACCTTTGGAACCAAATGCTTACATAGAAGCAACCATTAGTAAAAAAAGAATCATCCAATCTCCTGTCAAAATTGATAAAAAAGAGATTCCAGAAAAAGCTTTCGCACAATTAAATAACCGAAAAACAACCAGCGATAATTAG